The Akkermansiaceae bacterium genome has a window encoding:
- a CDS encoding biopolymer transporter ExbD, translating to MKFQTREPDIAAFPLAPMIDVVFLLLIFFIATMQFSQSERELNVSVPVAEEGADAKQTVGEIIVNVREDGGVVVDHSEMTQEQLFAKLTRIAAVHKNQAIRIRGDGKVAYQKIVEVIDVCQKAGIPNISFATQVQRKQK from the coding sequence ATGAAATTTCAAACCAGAGAGCCTGATATAGCCGCCTTCCCGCTGGCTCCGATGATCGACGTCGTTTTTCTGCTGCTCATTTTCTTTATCGCCACCATGCAGTTCTCCCAGAGCGAGCGTGAGCTCAATGTCTCTGTCCCGGTTGCCGAGGAAGGCGCGGATGCCAAGCAGACGGTGGGGGAAATCATCGTCAATGTGCGCGAAGACGGAGGGGTGGTCGTGGACCATAGCGAGATGACCCAGGAGCAGCTCTTCGCCAAATTGACCCGCATCGCCGCAGTGCATAAAAACCAGGCAATCCGTATCCGCGGCGATGGCAAAGTGGCCTATCAGAAAATCGTCGAGGTGATCGATGTCTGCCAGAAAGCCGGTATTCCGAATATTTCGTTTGCCACACAGGTCCAGCGTAAGCAAAAATAG
- a CDS encoding biopolymer transporter ExbD, with protein sequence MSSITLSLFFALPAPLKIAAIVIGGLFFTGMRVEQNAAEKVEVRAAEAVRDQAKVRPVPVIPGQPVQPVPAQKAAEALAPLELTVNSDGSYQLAGKQLTEAQLAKELKAAATATPGRRLVIKADALTPHQMVASAVKLGKAAGLNHVSFTSKPETP encoded by the coding sequence ATGAGCTCCATCACTTTGTCCCTGTTTTTTGCCTTGCCGGCACCCCTTAAAATCGCGGCGATCGTTATCGGTGGACTTTTTTTCACCGGTATGAGAGTCGAGCAAAATGCCGCCGAAAAAGTCGAAGTCCGCGCGGCGGAGGCGGTGCGTGATCAGGCCAAGGTCCGGCCGGTCCCAGTCATACCGGGCCAGCCAGTGCAGCCAGTTCCGGCACAAAAGGCAGCCGAAGCCCTCGCACCACTTGAGCTGACGGTGAACTCCGACGGCTCATACCAGTTGGCTGGTAAACAGCTCACCGAAGCCCAGCTGGCCAAGGAACTCAAGGCGGCGGCGACGGCCACGCCCGGACGCCGACTGGTCATCAAGGCGGATGCTCTGACACCACACCAGATGGTGGCCAGCGCGGTGAAGCTGGGTAAGGCCGCAGGTCTGAACCATGTGAGCTTTACCTCCAAGCCTGAAACCCCGTAA
- a CDS encoding N-acetylmuramoyl-L-alanine amidase → MKAIFFLLLFTGVLSAQIAPPENFKWLPIQIGQHQYLPLDQVKKFYDFGKMQVQDDGKTLSLTNRTVEAIFPTENHAAYFNGVKFWLAHPIVKKDDSYYVSQFDLTALMDPILRPKFIKNAGKFDTVVLDAGHGGNDQGSANEEAQHTLKLAKKLKPLLEEKGYKVIMTREEDIFVSLGDRVRMANAHKNAIFVSLHFNSGNRNAQGFETYILSRRVPGKNTHAASVALATAVHSRAILSLGKGHIKDRGIRSAKFNVLNGCKHPSILIEAGFLTHKEEAAMVTADDFQELLIKSIVKGIHEYRAAVTK, encoded by the coding sequence ATGAAAGCCATATTCTTTCTCTTACTCTTCACCGGAGTCCTGTCCGCCCAGATAGCTCCCCCTGAAAACTTCAAATGGCTGCCCATTCAAATCGGCCAACATCAATACCTACCGCTGGATCAGGTGAAGAAGTTTTATGACTTCGGTAAAATGCAGGTTCAAGACGATGGGAAAACTTTGAGCCTAACAAACCGAACGGTTGAAGCGATTTTCCCCACCGAAAACCATGCTGCGTATTTTAACGGAGTGAAATTCTGGCTCGCCCATCCCATTGTCAAAAAAGACGACAGTTACTACGTTTCCCAGTTTGACCTAACAGCACTGATGGACCCCATCCTGCGTCCCAAGTTTATCAAGAACGCTGGCAAGTTCGATACCGTGGTACTCGATGCCGGACACGGAGGCAATGACCAAGGTTCTGCCAATGAGGAAGCTCAGCACACGCTGAAGCTGGCCAAGAAACTGAAACCGCTGTTAGAAGAGAAAGGTTACAAGGTCATCATGACACGTGAGGAAGACATCTTTGTTTCTCTGGGGGACAGGGTGCGGATGGCGAATGCTCACAAGAACGCCATCTTCGTATCACTCCATTTCAATTCTGGAAACAGGAACGCACAGGGCTTTGAAACCTACATCCTGAGTCGCCGTGTCCCTGGTAAAAACACCCATGCCGCCAGTGTCGCCCTCGCCACGGCCGTCCACTCACGGGCGATTCTCTCGCTGGGCAAGGGGCATATCAAAGACCGGGGAATACGCAGCGCTAAATTCAATGTGCTCAATGGCTGCAAGCACCCGTCGATACTGATTGAAGCTGGTTTTTTGACCCACAAAGAAGAAGCCGCGATGGTGACGGCAGATGATTTCCAGGAATTACTCATCAAGAGTATTGTGAAAGGCATCCATGAGTATCGGGCAGCGGTGACCAAGTAG
- a CDS encoding MotA/TolQ/ExbB proton channel family protein: protein MLATSLTALAAPVVADAPESAGNKDILEILWMGGFMMYPLALLSVICLVLILLYFFTIRRNAVVSDKFMNAAEALIRKRDYLGLVAHCNRQNQSVARITEKTLDFMTKNTGTTFNEVREVAQAEGSRQAGILTHRISYLNDVGTIAPMAGLLGTVIGMIRAFMEIASGNYEGVHANKLAEGVYQALVTTASGLVIGITAVIFYSIFRGRVQKYIAELEAAATHLMALLAAQYNRRGGMAPQPVYSGDTHGHDYDQGGREHSGHGHGHGHGHDGHSSHHRDRDERDSRMMPVPVSRPSNDGPEIHGM from the coding sequence ATGCTGGCCACCTCACTCACCGCGTTGGCCGCTCCCGTCGTGGCAGATGCTCCGGAATCCGCCGGTAACAAAGACATCCTCGAAATCCTGTGGATGGGCGGATTCATGATGTATCCGCTGGCTTTGCTGTCGGTGATCTGCCTGGTGCTTATCCTTCTCTATTTTTTCACCATCCGGAGAAATGCGGTTGTCAGTGACAAATTCATGAACGCTGCGGAGGCCTTGATCAGGAAACGTGATTACCTCGGACTGGTGGCGCATTGTAATCGCCAGAACCAGAGCGTGGCGCGAATCACCGAGAAAACGCTCGATTTCATGACCAAGAACACAGGCACCACCTTTAACGAGGTGCGGGAGGTCGCCCAGGCCGAGGGCTCGCGCCAGGCGGGCATCCTGACCCACCGGATCAGTTATCTGAATGACGTGGGCACCATCGCCCCGATGGCGGGTCTGCTCGGCACGGTGATCGGTATGATCCGGGCGTTTATGGAAATCGCCAGCGGCAACTACGAGGGCGTCCACGCCAACAAACTCGCCGAGGGGGTTTACCAGGCACTGGTCACTACTGCCAGTGGTCTGGTCATCGGTATTACGGCGGTCATTTTCTACTCCATTTTCCGTGGTCGTGTGCAGAAATACATCGCCGAACTCGAAGCGGCGGCCACCCACCTGATGGCATTGTTGGCAGCCCAGTACAACCGCCGCGGGGGCATGGCTCCCCAGCCCGTCTACTCAGGGGATACCCACGGACACGACTATGACCAGGGAGGCCGCGAACACTCGGGCCACGGACATGGCCATGGCCATGGCCACGACGGCCATTCAAGCCACCACCGCGACCGCGACGAGCGCGATTCCCGGATGATGCCGGTCCCGGTATCGCGTCCATCGAATGATGGTCCCGAGATCCACGGGATGTAA
- a CDS encoding HEAT repeat domain-containing protein, translating into MKYKKRWLTASLAAAILWGGNVVVLHAAAPGQAMSNPDFTKGDEIPHGATHDWNLGPTGARGWIYSNKMETSEARQIAITKVDAGSPAAGLLQAGDVILGIAGKPFSDDPRTAMGKAIGAAEAADGTLTLIRWRLGATTNVALKLLALGAYSPTAPFDCAKSGRIFEQGCKVLARRMKANPNQGNGITRCLNALALLSSGKAEYLPLVREQVAWAAKYSDPEGESLHAWFYGPVNMLLAEYTLATGDRTFLPDMKRITMEIVRGQSVIGSWGHRFVGEDGRLSGYGMMNAPGLPLTTSLILARAAGVKDPALDKAIEKSVRVLRFYVGKGSVPYGDHSPWIQTHSDNGKNDIAAIMFNLLGDAEAAGYFSKMSVASYGGERDNGHTGNFLNMLWAMPGVAVSGPHASGAWMKEFGWYYDLARRWDGSYLHQGPPAAKPDKYRNWDCTGAYLLAYAQPLRKIYLTGKKQGVIPQLSASDAAGLIADGRGWSTKDKHTVYRDRSDEALLAGLKSWSPVVRERSATVIGKRGDIPVTTLITLLKEGDLYTRLGACQALAQLKGKAAPALPLLRKTLKDEDLWLRVKAAEALAAIGKQAMPAVPELLTMLTAQDVQRDPRGMQQRYLLFVLFDQRTGLLRGSLEGVDRKALFAAVKAGLANEDGRARGALASVFKNLDYEEIEPLLPAIHAAVVEQAPSGIMFASGIQLSGLEVLAKHHIKEGMPLCFDVMAIDKWGKKSRIDRCLKTLQLYGRAARPMLPRLRELEKKLATPQVSKPIQQSIDLIHKTIKVIETSRQNPRLRSING; encoded by the coding sequence ATGAAATACAAAAAACGATGGCTCACAGCTTCCCTCGCGGCAGCGATTCTCTGGGGTGGAAATGTTGTTGTGCTGCATGCCGCCGCGCCAGGCCAGGCGATGTCGAACCCCGACTTCACCAAGGGGGATGAAATCCCGCATGGAGCCACCCACGATTGGAATCTCGGTCCGACAGGGGCACGGGGGTGGATTTACTCGAATAAAATGGAAACCAGCGAGGCCCGCCAGATCGCGATCACCAAGGTAGATGCCGGTTCCCCAGCCGCCGGATTGCTGCAAGCGGGTGATGTGATCCTGGGAATCGCGGGGAAGCCATTCAGCGATGATCCCCGCACCGCGATGGGTAAGGCGATCGGCGCAGCAGAGGCGGCAGACGGGACGCTCACCTTGATTCGGTGGAGACTCGGGGCGACCACCAACGTGGCCTTGAAGCTTCTGGCTCTCGGTGCCTACAGCCCGACAGCCCCCTTCGATTGCGCCAAGTCCGGGAGGATTTTCGAGCAAGGCTGCAAGGTTCTGGCGCGACGGATGAAGGCGAACCCGAACCAGGGTAACGGTATCACCCGCTGCCTTAATGCTCTTGCGTTACTCTCCAGCGGCAAAGCGGAGTATCTGCCACTGGTCCGTGAGCAAGTGGCCTGGGCGGCAAAATACAGCGATCCGGAGGGCGAGAGCCTTCACGCGTGGTTTTACGGGCCGGTCAATATGTTGCTGGCAGAGTACACCCTGGCCACCGGGGACAGGACATTTTTGCCGGACATGAAGCGTATCACCATGGAAATTGTCCGTGGGCAAAGCGTGATCGGTTCCTGGGGGCACCGGTTTGTCGGCGAGGATGGCCGGCTCAGTGGTTACGGCATGATGAATGCCCCCGGGCTGCCACTGACCACCTCGCTTATTCTCGCACGCGCGGCCGGGGTCAAGGACCCGGCGCTGGACAAGGCGATTGAAAAAAGCGTACGCGTCCTCCGCTTTTACGTAGGAAAGGGCAGTGTGCCCTACGGTGACCACAGTCCCTGGATTCAAACGCACAGCGATAACGGTAAAAATGATATCGCGGCGATTATGTTCAACCTTCTCGGCGATGCTGAGGCCGCTGGCTATTTTTCCAAGATGAGTGTGGCATCGTATGGCGGTGAAAGGGACAACGGTCATACAGGGAATTTTCTCAATATGCTGTGGGCGATGCCGGGGGTCGCCGTGTCGGGCCCGCATGCCAGTGGTGCGTGGATGAAGGAGTTCGGGTGGTATTATGATCTGGCGCGGCGATGGGATGGCAGCTATCTCCACCAGGGGCCACCTGCGGCCAAACCGGATAAATACCGAAACTGGGATTGTACCGGCGCCTATTTGTTAGCCTATGCCCAGCCACTACGGAAAATCTACCTAACCGGAAAAAAACAGGGTGTCATCCCGCAGCTATCCGCCTCTGACGCCGCCGGACTCATCGCCGACGGGCGGGGGTGGAGTACGAAGGACAAACATACGGTTTACCGCGACCGCAGCGATGAAGCCCTGCTCGCTGGCTTGAAAAGCTGGTCGCCGGTTGTCCGCGAACGCTCGGCAACGGTCATTGGAAAGCGCGGTGATATCCCGGTGACAACTCTGATCACGCTGCTCAAAGAGGGGGATCTCTACACCCGTCTCGGAGCCTGCCAGGCATTGGCCCAACTCAAAGGAAAGGCTGCCCCTGCCCTGCCTCTGCTCAGAAAAACCCTCAAGGATGAGGACCTCTGGCTACGGGTCAAGGCGGCTGAAGCACTGGCTGCCATCGGCAAGCAGGCGATGCCCGCAGTGCCGGAGTTGCTGACCATGCTGACGGCGCAAGATGTGCAGCGGGACCCGCGTGGGATGCAGCAACGATACTTGTTGTTTGTCCTGTTCGACCAGAGAACCGGCCTGCTGCGTGGATCGCTGGAAGGCGTTGACCGGAAGGCGCTGTTTGCTGCCGTCAAAGCCGGCCTTGCCAACGAGGATGGCCGGGCCCGGGGTGCGCTGGCTTCGGTTTTCAAGAATCTTGATTATGAGGAAATCGAACCCTTGTTACCCGCCATCCATGCGGCGGTGGTGGAACAAGCTCCCAGCGGTATCATGTTTGCCAGCGGCATTCAGTTAAGTGGTCTGGAAGTCCTTGCCAAACACCACATCAAGGAAGGGATGCCGTTGTGCTTCGATGTCATGGCCATCGACAAGTGGGGTAAAAAAAGCAGAATCGACAGGTGCCTGAAAACACTGCAACTTTACGGACGGGCGGCCCGGCCAATGTTGCCACGGCTCAGGGAGCTCGAAAAAAAGCTGGCGACTCCACAGGTATCCAAACCTATCCAGCAATCCATTGATTTGATCCACAAAACCATCAAAGTGATCGAAACCTCCAGGCAAAACCCCAGGCTCCGGTCGATCAATGGCTGA
- a CDS encoding excinuclease ABC subunit UvrC, whose protein sequence is MKDRLGGVIYVGKARDLRKRVGNYFMPSRKMRADLKTRALIDSIHDFDIQIVRNEQEALILESKLIKEYRPRYNVSLRDDKRFYMLKVQLDVPFPRFVLTRLKTDDGARYFGPFVHSTALKATLEWINREFGLRTCRPQFPGEKDYRHCHADVIRKCSAPCVLKISEEEYRARVDEVIGLLEGKGRRDRLQGLREDMAKAAEKLQFEKAARLRDIIDNLEKTLSPARSFSRGRGGVPSTVKPTEDLIELQDALGLADPLHIMECFDISNVSSNHIVASMVRFVDGLPDNQGYRRYRIKTVDGQDDFASMAEVVRRRYSRILTENNVPGTEETQESPLEALRRLARDGKSPLHLPNLVIVDGGKGQLGMAVKELQRLGLHDLPVVGLAKQREEIFRPGISAPLLLPHDTGALKLMQRIRDEAHRFANNYNELLLRRRVTESLLDDCPGMSPKRKEALLRRFGSVKRIRKATVKELESVPGIGKKSAEEIFQWLQAKK, encoded by the coding sequence ATGAAAGACCGCCTGGGGGGGGTCATCTACGTGGGCAAAGCCCGCGATTTACGCAAACGGGTCGGTAATTACTTCATGCCCTCCAGGAAAATGCGGGCTGATCTGAAAACACGGGCACTGATCGACAGCATCCACGATTTCGACATCCAGATTGTCCGGAACGAACAGGAAGCGCTGATACTCGAAAGCAAGCTGATCAAGGAATACCGGCCGCGCTATAATGTCAGCCTGCGCGACGACAAACGTTTCTACATGCTCAAGGTGCAGCTCGATGTGCCCTTTCCCCGCTTTGTGCTGACCCGGTTGAAGACAGACGACGGCGCGCGTTACTTCGGTCCCTTCGTGCATTCCACCGCGCTCAAGGCAACGCTCGAGTGGATCAACCGTGAGTTCGGACTACGGACCTGCCGACCCCAATTTCCGGGTGAAAAGGATTACCGCCACTGCCACGCCGATGTCATCAGGAAGTGCAGTGCGCCATGTGTCCTGAAGATTTCCGAGGAGGAATACCGCGCCCGGGTCGATGAAGTGATTGGCCTGCTCGAAGGGAAAGGAAGGCGTGACCGACTCCAAGGGCTCCGCGAGGACATGGCCAAAGCGGCAGAAAAACTTCAGTTTGAAAAAGCCGCCCGGCTTCGCGACATCATCGATAATCTGGAAAAGACCCTCAGTCCGGCACGCAGCTTTTCACGGGGGCGGGGCGGGGTGCCCAGCACCGTGAAACCGACCGAGGACTTGATCGAACTCCAGGATGCACTCGGCCTGGCCGACCCGCTCCACATCATGGAATGCTTTGATATTTCCAACGTATCAAGCAACCACATTGTTGCCTCCATGGTCCGGTTTGTGGATGGCTTGCCCGATAACCAGGGCTACCGGCGCTACCGGATCAAAACCGTCGATGGCCAGGACGACTTCGCCAGCATGGCGGAAGTTGTCAGGAGGCGATACTCCCGCATTCTCACCGAAAACAACGTCCCCGGCACCGAGGAAACGCAGGAGTCGCCGCTGGAGGCTCTCCGTCGGCTCGCGCGTGATGGGAAATCACCGCTGCACCTCCCCAATCTCGTCATTGTCGATGGCGGCAAAGGTCAACTGGGCATGGCGGTGAAAGAACTCCAACGGCTCGGTCTACACGATCTTCCCGTGGTAGGACTCGCCAAACAACGTGAGGAAATCTTCCGCCCCGGCATCAGTGCCCCACTCCTGCTCCCCCACGACACCGGTGCCCTCAAGCTGATGCAGCGCATCCGCGACGAGGCGCACCGTTTTGCTAACAACTATAACGAACTCCTGCTACGCCGCCGCGTCACCGAAAGCTTGTTAGACGACTGCCCGGGCATGTCGCCCAAACGCAAGGAGGCGCTGTTACGCCGATTCGGCAGCGTCAAACGCATCCGCAAAGCCACCGTCAAGGAGCTCGAGTCCGTGCCAGGCATCGGCAAGAAATCCGCCGAGGAAATTTTTCAATGGTTGCAGGCCAAGAAGTGA